One stretch of Streptomyces hygroscopicus DNA includes these proteins:
- a CDS encoding NADH dehydrogenase: protein MYAALRLQRKLKRELRHGGVQVIVVDPEPYMTYQPFLPEAAAGSISPRHVVVPLRRVLRDCTVIIGEATAIHHGKRTATVRTLATEEERTGTVDIHYDELVLAPGSVSRALPVPGLAEFGIGFKTVEEAIGLRNHVLGQLDIASSTRDPEVRDAALTFVFVGGGYAGVEALGELEDMARYAVRYYHNIAPEDLKWILVEATNRILPEVGEEMGKYAVRELRGRNIDVRLETRLDSCADRIAALSDGSRFPTRTLVWTAGVKPHPILAATDLPLNERGRLKCTAALQVEGVEHAWSAGDAASVPDLTADRPGAECAPNAQHAVRQAKVLAENVAASLAGRPLTDYAHKYAGSVASLGLHRGVAHIYGRKLKGYPAWFMHRAYHLSRVPTFNRKARVLAEWILSGLFKREIVSLGSLENPRAEFKLAADTGRHPESS, encoded by the coding sequence ATGTACGCCGCGCTGCGCCTCCAGCGAAAGCTGAAGCGAGAGCTGAGACACGGCGGCGTGCAGGTCATCGTGGTCGACCCAGAGCCGTATATGACCTATCAGCCTTTCCTGCCCGAGGCGGCGGCCGGATCGATCTCACCGCGCCATGTCGTCGTGCCGTTGCGGCGGGTCCTGCGCGACTGCACGGTCATCATCGGCGAGGCCACCGCGATCCACCACGGCAAACGCACCGCGACCGTGAGAACCCTCGCCACGGAGGAAGAGCGCACCGGCACGGTCGACATCCACTACGACGAGCTGGTGCTCGCCCCCGGATCCGTCTCCCGCGCCCTCCCGGTCCCCGGCCTCGCCGAGTTCGGCATCGGCTTCAAGACCGTCGAGGAGGCCATCGGCCTGCGCAACCATGTCCTCGGACAGCTGGACATCGCCTCCTCGACCCGGGACCCCGAGGTCCGCGACGCGGCGCTGACCTTCGTCTTCGTCGGTGGCGGTTACGCGGGCGTCGAGGCGCTCGGCGAGCTGGAGGACATGGCCCGGTACGCCGTCCGCTACTACCACAACATCGCCCCCGAGGATCTGAAGTGGATCCTCGTCGAGGCCACCAACCGGATCCTCCCGGAGGTCGGCGAGGAGATGGGCAAGTACGCCGTCCGGGAGTTGCGCGGCCGCAATATCGACGTGCGGCTGGAGACCCGTCTGGACTCCTGCGCCGACCGGATCGCCGCACTGAGTGACGGCTCGCGCTTCCCCACCCGCACGCTCGTGTGGACCGCGGGCGTCAAACCGCACCCGATCCTCGCCGCCACCGATCTGCCGCTGAACGAGCGCGGCCGACTCAAATGCACCGCGGCGCTCCAGGTGGAGGGCGTGGAGCACGCCTGGTCGGCCGGGGACGCCGCGTCGGTCCCCGATCTGACGGCCGACCGGCCCGGTGCGGAGTGCGCCCCCAACGCACAGCACGCCGTCCGCCAGGCCAAGGTCCTCGCGGAGAACGTGGCCGCCTCGCTCGCCGGCCGGCCGCTCACCGACTACGCGCACAAGTACGCGGGCTCCGTGGCCTCCCTGGGGCTCCACAGAGGCGTCGCCCATATCTACGGGCGCAAGTTGAAGGGCTACCCTGCCTGGTTCATGCACCGTGCGTACCACCTCAGCCGGGTGCCGACGTTCAACCGTAAGGCGCGCGTGCTGGCCGAGTGGATCCTGTCGGGGCTGTTCAAACGCGAGATCGTCTCGCTGGGCTCGCTGGAGAACCCGCGCGCCGAGTTCAAACTCGCCGCGGACACCGGTCGCCATCCCGAGTCCAGTTGA
- a CDS encoding membrane protein — translation MGAALRRIQLGNALSAFGNGFTVPFLFVYVAQVRDLGSNTAGVVLATFAVAALAVLPFIGRVIDRRGPLSVAVAGAVAAAVGSMGLGLAANEPLVIAAAGVLGAGIAAIQPALATLIVWCSTPITRSRAFATQFFLGNLGLGVGGLLGGLLVDTSAASSFVRLFAIDAVMFLVLGAAVATVRLAKTPVFDDPVPTADEHLGGAGGGWRSLLGDRAMVQLCVLGFVMFFACYGQFESGLSAFAVDVARISPSMLGIALAANTAAIVLAQFVVLKLVERRRRSRVIALVGLVWTVAWCVAGSAGLVPGSQAVGITAIVSAYALFGLGEAMLSPTVAPLVADLAPSSALGQYNSAFALVKQLALAVGPAVGGLMAGAGLYGTYIVTLIVCSLGITALALRLGKWLTAEQDNPLRAVAGAAVPAPRAAASDEVTTAA, via the coding sequence ATGGGCGCAGCGCTGCGCCGTATCCAGCTGGGCAACGCGCTGAGCGCGTTCGGCAACGGCTTCACGGTCCCGTTCCTCTTCGTCTATGTGGCGCAGGTGCGGGATCTCGGTTCGAACACCGCGGGCGTGGTGCTCGCGACGTTCGCCGTGGCCGCGCTTGCCGTGCTGCCCTTCATCGGTCGGGTGATCGACCGGCGAGGGCCGCTGTCCGTTGCCGTCGCGGGCGCGGTCGCCGCCGCTGTCGGATCGATGGGGCTCGGGCTGGCGGCGAACGAGCCGCTGGTCATCGCCGCGGCCGGAGTGCTGGGCGCGGGCATCGCGGCCATACAGCCCGCGCTGGCCACGCTGATCGTCTGGTGCTCGACGCCGATCACCCGGTCGCGGGCCTTCGCCACCCAGTTCTTCCTCGGCAATCTGGGCCTCGGCGTCGGCGGGCTGCTCGGCGGGCTGCTGGTGGACACCTCCGCGGCCTCGAGCTTTGTGCGGCTCTTCGCGATCGACGCGGTGATGTTCCTGGTGCTCGGCGCCGCGGTCGCGACCGTAAGGCTGGCGAAGACACCGGTGTTCGACGACCCGGTGCCGACCGCCGATGAGCACCTCGGCGGCGCCGGCGGCGGCTGGCGTTCGCTGCTCGGCGATCGGGCCATGGTGCAGCTCTGTGTGCTGGGCTTCGTGATGTTCTTCGCCTGCTACGGCCAGTTCGAGTCCGGGCTGTCGGCGTTCGCGGTGGATGTCGCCCGCATATCGCCGTCGATGCTGGGCATCGCTCTGGCCGCGAACACGGCGGCGATCGTGCTGGCGCAGTTCGTCGTGCTCAAGCTGGTCGAGCGGCGGCGGCGCAGCCGGGTGATCGCGCTGGTCGGGCTGGTCTGGACGGTGGCGTGGTGCGTCGCCGGATCCGCCGGGCTGGTGCCCGGGAGCCAGGCCGTCGGCATCACGGCGATCGTCTCGGCGTACGCGCTGTTCGGGCTCGGTGAGGCGATGCTGTCGCCGACTGTCGCGCCGCTGGTCGCCGATCTGGCGCCGTCGTCGGCACTCGGTCAGTACAACTCGGCGTTTGCGCTGGTCAAGCAGCTGGCCCTGGCGGTGGGTCCGGCGGTCGGCGGGCTGATGGCCGGTGCCGGGCTTTACGGGACGTACATCGTGACGCTGATCGTCTGCTCGCTCGGCATCACCGCGCTCGCGCTGAGGCTCGGCAAGTGGCTCACGGCCGAGCAGGACAATCCGCTGCGGGCGGTCGCCGGTGCCGCGGTGCCCGCGCCGCGGGCGGCCGCCTCGGACGAGGTGACCACCGCGGCCTGA
- a CDS encoding Ser/Thr protein phosphatase, whose translation MNFTRWSARLPRTQRRNAARADRGARRPKPAATAGGGSVPAARGERADPSGRGEPPAAAPSDAAPPDAVPTLDGLSVHDLLGQVPALVAVVYGPEHRIAYLNDTYVELFGSRAPGTPARQALPELTELGLLPLMDQVLRSGKPRTVKSRRVPAGGQATTPGPRQEGAAPGPGRSRHGYYTFTCSPIEMAAPRVVAPAQQADERAGEGAVDGSPVDGSPMDGSIREAALRKDVMPEAVATEAVTTATATGTVTEPVRGVLVFGADVTDQVESAERLRAGERLQREAAVTLQRSLLPQELEQPDDLRVAATYQPGGTDAAVGGDWYDVITLGAGRTALVIGDVMGRGVRAAAVMGQLRTAVRAYARLDLPPHEVLQLLDGLAAEIDPHQIATCVYAVHDPNENRLVYASAGHLPILVRDPDGTVRRASEPTGPPLGTGGWLHTTGSVPLGPGASAVLYTDGLVERRDKDIYDGVAALERVFAGATGSPQVMCDRLIRALGITAEHDDDVAVLVLQHPARTGHDAELFHNAALELLGGVEAAPRARAFASGVLASWRFPMELRDLGVLAASELVANSLQHGTPPMRLRLRRTDRRLIIEVTDGDEHLPRRRRAEPVDEAGRGISIVATIASSWGSRRTPGGGKAVWCEFALPTG comes from the coding sequence GTGAACTTCACGCGCTGGAGCGCCCGGCTCCCCCGAACCCAGCGACGCAACGCCGCCCGGGCAGACCGCGGTGCGCGGCGGCCGAAGCCCGCGGCCACCGCGGGCGGCGGCTCCGTCCCGGCGGCCCGGGGCGAGCGCGCCGACCCCTCGGGGCGCGGCGAGCCTCCCGCCGCCGCCCCTTCCGACGCCGCGCCGCCCGACGCCGTCCCGACCCTCGACGGGCTGTCCGTCCATGACCTCCTCGGCCAGGTGCCGGCGCTGGTCGCGGTGGTCTACGGCCCCGAGCACCGCATCGCCTACCTCAACGACACCTATGTCGAGCTCTTCGGCTCCCGGGCCCCCGGCACGCCTGCCCGCCAGGCCCTGCCCGAGCTGACGGAGCTGGGGCTGCTGCCGCTCATGGACCAGGTCCTGCGCAGCGGCAAGCCCCGTACGGTCAAGTCCCGGCGCGTGCCCGCGGGCGGCCAGGCGACCACGCCCGGGCCGCGACAGGAGGGCGCGGCTCCCGGCCCCGGCCGATCGCGCCACGGCTACTACACCTTCACCTGCTCCCCGATCGAGATGGCCGCGCCCAGGGTCGTCGCCCCCGCGCAGCAGGCGGACGAGCGGGCGGGGGAGGGGGCCGTCGACGGATCCCCGGTGGATGGATCGCCGATGGACGGATCGATCCGGGAAGCCGCCCTCCGTAAGGACGTCATGCCGGAGGCGGTTGCCACCGAGGCCGTCACCACCGCCACCGCCACCGGCACGGTCACCGAGCCCGTCCGCGGCGTCCTCGTCTTCGGCGCCGACGTCACCGACCAGGTCGAATCCGCGGAGCGGCTGCGCGCCGGCGAGCGCCTCCAGCGCGAGGCCGCCGTCACCCTCCAGCGCAGCCTCCTCCCCCAGGAGCTGGAGCAGCCCGACGATCTGCGGGTCGCCGCCACCTACCAGCCCGGCGGCACGGACGCGGCGGTGGGCGGCGACTGGTACGACGTCATCACCCTGGGCGCCGGCCGCACCGCCCTCGTCATCGGCGACGTCATGGGCCGCGGTGTGCGGGCCGCCGCCGTCATGGGCCAGCTGCGCACCGCCGTCCGGGCCTACGCCCGGCTCGACCTTCCGCCGCACGAGGTCCTGCAGCTCCTCGACGGCCTGGCCGCCGAGATCGACCCCCACCAGATCGCCACCTGCGTCTACGCCGTCCACGACCCCAACGAGAACCGCCTCGTCTACGCCTCCGCGGGCCATCTGCCGATCCTGGTCCGCGACCCGGACGGCACCGTGCGCCGCGCCTCCGAGCCCACCGGCCCGCCGCTCGGCACCGGCGGCTGGCTCCACACCACCGGCTCGGTCCCGCTCGGCCCCGGCGCCAGCGCGGTCCTCTACACCGACGGCCTGGTGGAGCGGCGGGACAAGGACATCTACGACGGTGTGGCCGCGCTCGAGCGCGTCTTCGCGGGCGCGACCGGCTCGCCCCAGGTGATGTGCGACCGCCTCATCAGGGCCCTGGGCATCACCGCGGAGCACGACGACGATGTGGCGGTGCTGGTCCTCCAGCACCCCGCCCGTACGGGGCATGACGCCGAGCTCTTCCACAACGCCGCGCTGGAGCTCCTCGGCGGGGTGGAAGCCGCACCGCGCGCCCGGGCCTTCGCGTCCGGGGTTCTCGCCAGCTGGCGCTTCCCCATGGAACTGCGCGATCTGGGCGTGCTCGCCGCCAGCGAACTCGTCGCCAACTCCCTCCAGCACGGCACACCGCCCATGCGACTGCGGCTGCGCCGTACCGACCGCCGCCTGATCATCGAGGTGACGGACGGCGATGAGCATCTGCCGCGCCGCCGCCGGGCCGAACCGGTGGACGAGGCCGGACGCGGCATCTCGATCGTCGCGACCATCGCCTCCTCCTGGGGCTCACGCCGCACACCGGGCGGCGGCAAAGCGGTGTGGTGCGAATTCGCCCTGCCGACGGGCTAG
- a CDS encoding LuxR family transcriptional regulator: MRYLILGTTEARDDHGDPLPLGGPRIRALLAALAVRAARSAPVSVDVLIDEVWADDPPHDAPAALQALVGRLRRTIGRDAVISSPGGYRLVTTTPQDDVDLLRFERLTNEGIRALDADDPETAAATLRKALALWRGPALADLPDRDAPAARPEALRLTALHRRIDADLALDRPTDVIPELRQLVADLPLDETFHAQLIRALRAAGHSADALAAYEDVRRILADRLGTDPGAELKELHRRLLTTNAEPALGEPDAARGGAPTAQAVAPRADGHGGSGGGGARAESGTGWALDGRGDSAPRGMPDGRGDSAARSAFGRAAEGALDSPAGGGGTGGGTRSRDEDGREAGSRTAVPPLPHGNLRARLNSFVGRQNEIGDILRDLDGARLVTLTGPGGSGKTRLSEEAAATVTAGYPDGVWVAELAPLDHPSAVPGAVLSAVGRRATMLLASGLESRTTGPDGGDPTSRLVEYCADRRLLLLLDNCEHVIDTAARLTETLLAHCPGVTVLATSREPLGVPGETIRPVEPLAPAPAHELFAERAATVRPGFDPVADPDTGAAVAEICRRLDGLPLAIELAAARLRLLTPRQIADRLDDRFRLLTSGSRTALPRQQTLRAVVEWSWDLLDERERTVLRRASVFAGGWTLSAAEAVCADGPLGENVLTVDADEHGVLEDGEHGVFEDGVDTRGALTDATASTPEPGDTVAYDETRSPMRSHTRPHTRIAPAEVLELLGALVDKSLLIVDHPSHGAAAESSGPPLGEPRYRMLETIHEYVGKRATEDRAARADHKAAVARHTAHFRDFICTAEPRLRSAEQLPWLLLVETDLDNIRSALHRSLTIADEDTVIALIRALAWFWWLRNYRDEGAAWVGRALALLARPHGTDAEADRIPGGSHPLDQFSHIPARVPDGEDGVDEEATRYWQRMDLRLMFFVLLAEQGTGPDMSDPAIRDVAIRMRDAYAGHPGPRSASFPGLLWPFTAFVIEGFAGGMLPLMDQTVAGCRTYGDDWALGITLMYRTHLAIDMPGGIETVDDDLAELRELTTRVGDRWLLAQVEGARGEIATHHGRFAEARAAYEKALRLAQELGAHTEVPFLCTRLADLALHERDLEGALKLVARSEEEAERCGTQDVRAFNQIVCSEAELLRGDVARARTYCDAAWHRAGRGTPPPQFWVVANGLDGRITGLEGDLVGGLRKLRNTLREGFEANSMELLLAHQAESAAELLVRCGQERLAVRLLGAADGWRGRLPRSPLVAGDVGATAARASEALGQDAVEKLRTESTNLTPEQAICLLDEVLTSLDATDAANATDATAAQTEA; the protein is encoded by the coding sequence GTGCGGTATCTGATCCTCGGCACCACCGAAGCGCGCGACGACCACGGCGACCCGCTCCCCCTCGGCGGCCCCCGGATCCGCGCGCTGCTCGCGGCGCTCGCCGTACGGGCCGCACGCTCCGCCCCGGTCTCCGTCGACGTCCTGATCGACGAGGTGTGGGCCGACGACCCTCCGCATGACGCGCCCGCCGCGCTCCAGGCGCTCGTCGGCCGGCTGCGCCGGACCATCGGCAGGGACGCCGTCATCTCCTCACCCGGCGGCTACCGCCTCGTGACCACCACGCCCCAGGACGACGTCGACCTGCTGCGCTTCGAGCGGCTGACAAACGAGGGCATACGCGCCCTGGACGCCGACGACCCCGAGACGGCCGCCGCCACCCTCCGTAAGGCGCTCGCCCTGTGGCGCGGCCCGGCCCTCGCCGACCTGCCGGACCGGGACGCGCCCGCCGCCCGCCCCGAGGCGCTCCGGCTGACCGCGCTGCACCGCCGGATCGACGCCGACCTCGCGCTCGACCGCCCCACGGACGTCATACCGGAGCTGCGCCAGCTCGTCGCGGACCTTCCGCTCGACGAAACGTTCCATGCCCAGCTGATCCGCGCGCTGCGGGCGGCCGGTCACTCCGCCGACGCCCTCGCCGCGTACGAGGACGTCCGCCGGATCCTCGCCGACCGCCTCGGCACCGACCCGGGAGCGGAGCTGAAGGAGCTCCACAGACGGCTGCTGACGACGAACGCCGAGCCGGCCCTCGGGGAGCCGGACGCCGCACGCGGCGGCGCGCCCACCGCGCAGGCCGTGGCGCCGAGGGCCGACGGCCATGGGGGGAGCGGCGGGGGCGGAGCCCGGGCCGAGAGCGGGACTGGGTGGGCTTTGGACGGCCGAGGCGACAGCGCCCCCAGGGGGATGCCCGACGGCCGGGGCGACAGCGCGGCCAGGAGCGCGTTCGGCCGCGCGGCCGAGGGCGCGCTCGACAGCCCGGCTGGGGGCGGAGGAACCGGCGGCGGGACCCGAAGCAGGGACGAAGACGGCCGGGAGGCGGGCTCGCGCACCGCCGTGCCGCCTCTGCCGCACGGCAACCTCAGGGCCCGCCTCAACAGCTTCGTCGGCCGGCAGAACGAGATCGGCGACATCCTCCGGGACCTGGACGGCGCCCGGCTGGTCACCCTCACCGGCCCCGGCGGCTCCGGCAAGACCCGGCTCTCCGAGGAGGCCGCGGCGACCGTGACGGCCGGCTATCCGGACGGCGTCTGGGTGGCTGAACTCGCCCCGCTCGACCACCCCTCCGCCGTCCCCGGCGCCGTCCTGAGCGCGGTCGGCCGCCGCGCGACCATGCTGCTCGCCTCCGGGCTCGAAAGCCGCACCACGGGCCCGGACGGCGGGGATCCGACCAGTCGGCTCGTCGAGTACTGCGCCGACCGGCGGCTGCTGCTCCTGCTCGACAACTGCGAGCACGTCATCGACACCGCGGCCCGGCTCACCGAGACTCTGCTCGCGCACTGCCCCGGTGTGACCGTGCTCGCCACCAGCAGGGAGCCGCTGGGGGTGCCCGGCGAGACCATCAGACCGGTGGAGCCGCTCGCGCCCGCCCCTGCCCACGAGCTGTTCGCCGAACGCGCCGCCACCGTAAGGCCCGGCTTCGACCCGGTGGCGGACCCGGACACGGGGGCCGCGGTCGCGGAGATCTGCCGCCGCCTGGACGGTCTGCCGCTGGCGATCGAACTGGCCGCGGCGCGGCTGCGGCTGCTGACCCCACGCCAGATCGCGGACCGGCTGGACGACCGTTTCCGCCTGCTGACCAGCGGCAGCCGTACGGCGCTACCCCGCCAGCAGACCCTGCGGGCCGTCGTCGAGTGGTCCTGGGACCTCCTCGACGAGCGCGAGCGCACCGTGCTGCGCCGTGCGTCGGTCTTCGCGGGTGGGTGGACCCTGTCCGCGGCCGAGGCGGTATGCGCGGACGGCCCGCTCGGTGAGAACGTCCTTACGGTCGACGCGGACGAGCATGGCGTCCTCGAAGACGGCGAGCATGGCGTCTTCGAAGACGGCGTCGACACCCGTGGCGCCCTTACGGACGCGACGGCAAGCACACCGGAGCCGGGCGACACGGTCGCGTACGACGAGACGCGCTCCCCCATGCGCTCTCATACGCGCCCCCACACCAGGATCGCGCCCGCCGAGGTGCTGGAGCTGCTCGGGGCGCTGGTCGACAAGTCGCTTCTGATCGTCGACCATCCATCGCACGGTGCGGCGGCGGAGTCCTCCGGGCCGCCGCTCGGGGAGCCCCGCTACCGGATGCTGGAGACGATCCACGAGTACGTCGGCAAGCGCGCCACCGAGGACCGGGCGGCCCGTGCCGACCATAAGGCCGCCGTGGCCCGTCACACCGCCCATTTCAGGGACTTCATCTGCACCGCTGAGCCCCGCCTGCGCTCCGCCGAACAACTGCCCTGGCTCCTCCTCGTCGAGACCGACCTCGACAACATCCGATCAGCGCTGCACCGCTCCCTGACCATCGCGGACGAGGACACCGTCATCGCGCTCATCCGCGCCTTGGCCTGGTTCTGGTGGCTGCGCAACTACCGGGACGAGGGCGCGGCCTGGGTCGGCCGTGCCCTGGCTCTCCTGGCCCGCCCCCATGGCACGGACGCCGAGGCGGACCGGATACCGGGCGGCAGCCATCCCCTTGACCAGTTCTCGCACATCCCGGCCCGGGTTCCGGACGGCGAGGACGGTGTCGACGAGGAAGCCACCCGGTACTGGCAGCGTATGGACCTGCGGCTGATGTTCTTCGTCCTGCTCGCGGAGCAGGGCACCGGCCCGGATATGAGCGACCCCGCGATCCGGGACGTGGCCATCCGCATGCGCGACGCCTACGCGGGCCACCCAGGGCCCCGCAGCGCGTCCTTCCCCGGTCTGCTGTGGCCGTTCACGGCTTTCGTCATCGAGGGCTTCGCCGGTGGGATGCTGCCGCTCATGGACCAGACCGTGGCCGGCTGCCGGACGTACGGCGACGACTGGGCGCTCGGCATCACGCTGATGTACCGCACCCACCTCGCCATCGACATGCCGGGCGGCATCGAGACCGTCGACGACGACCTGGCCGAGCTGCGCGAGCTGACCACTCGCGTCGGCGATCGCTGGCTGCTCGCCCAGGTGGAGGGCGCGCGCGGCGAGATCGCCACCCACCACGGCCGGTTCGCGGAAGCGAGGGCCGCCTACGAGAAGGCACTGCGGCTCGCGCAGGAGCTCGGCGCCCACACCGAGGTGCCGTTCCTCTGCACCCGCCTCGCCGATCTCGCCCTCCACGAGAGGGACCTGGAGGGCGCGTTGAAGCTGGTGGCGCGCTCCGAGGAGGAGGCGGAGCGCTGCGGTACCCAGGACGTGCGGGCCTTCAACCAGATCGTGTGCAGCGAGGCCGAGCTGCTTCGTGGTGATGTGGCGCGGGCCAGGACGTATTGCGACGCCGCTTGGCATCGTGCGGGCCGCGGCACGCCTCCGCCGCAGTTCTGGGTCGTGGCCAACGGCCTGGACGGCCGTATCACCGGCCTGGAGGGCGATCTGGTCGGTGGACTGCGCAAGCTGCGGAACACTCTGCGCGAGGGCTTCGAGGCGAACTCCATGGAGCTGCTGCTGGCCCATCAGGCGGAGTCGGCGGCGGAGCTCCTGGTGCGATGCGGACAGGAGCGGCTCGCCGTGCGGCTGCTGGGCGCCGCCGACGGCTGGCGCGGTCGGCTGCCCCGCTCACCGCTGGTGGCCGGGGACGTCGGCGCGACCGCGGCCCGCGCGAGCGAGGCGCTGGGCCAGGACGCGGTGGAGAAGCTGCGCACCGAGAGCACGAACCTGACCCCCGAGCAGGCCATCTGCCTGCTCGACGAGGTGCTGACCTCTCTCGACGCTACGGATGCCGCGAACGCCACCGACGCCACCGCGGCCCAGACAGAGGCCTAG
- a CDS encoding MarR family transcriptional regulator, with product MKDFSANDFRVMLFTMAETPDADDLLSLEEQIAAYQREFQDLDPQVEQVVSALSRLTRRMHVAYGRQSARLGISNSEWEVLKALVLSGAPYRLGPGDLAKRLGLTPAAMTHRIDRMVNEGLVTRERDADNRVRVIVELTPDGREKWLEAMRQATIFEEDLLQDLSSEERGALGAMLTRVLRRVEEAQPDAEGRLSNLD from the coding sequence GTGAAGGACTTCAGCGCCAATGACTTTCGTGTCATGCTGTTCACCATGGCGGAGACCCCCGATGCGGACGACCTGCTGAGCCTCGAGGAGCAGATCGCGGCCTATCAGCGCGAGTTCCAGGACCTGGACCCCCAGGTGGAGCAGGTCGTCAGCGCGCTCAGCCGGCTCACCCGGCGCATGCACGTCGCCTACGGCCGCCAGTCGGCCAGGCTGGGGATCAGCAACTCCGAGTGGGAGGTCCTCAAGGCGCTCGTCCTGTCCGGGGCTCCCTACCGCCTGGGCCCCGGAGACCTGGCCAAGCGGCTCGGCCTCACTCCTGCCGCGATGACCCACCGCATCGACCGCATGGTCAACGAAGGTCTGGTCACCCGTGAGCGTGATGCCGACAACCGGGTCCGCGTCATCGTCGAGCTGACCCCCGACGGCCGGGAGAAGTGGCTGGAGGCGATGCGTCAGGCCACGATCTTCGAGGAGGACCTTCTCCAGGACCTCTCCAGTGAGGAGCGTGGAGCCCTCGGCGCGATGCTCACCCGCGTGCTGCGCCGGGTGGAGGAGGCGCAGCCCGATGCCGAGGGGCGCCTGAGCAACCTCGACTGA
- a CDS encoding TetR family transcriptional regulator — MHLQGSSWSAAVASSDGNGGRNTPLRVDAQRNLEHVLRAAREVFGELGYGAPMEDVARRARVGVGTVYRRFPSKDVLVRRIAEEETARLTDQARAALGQENEPWSALARFLRTSVASGAGRLLPPQVLRVGVDTEAEIRLPQQRQAALAAPGQPELRLVERPTAPEDEPDDSGAAALLEVVGQLVERARAAGELRPDVAVADVLLVIATAAPSLPDAAQQAAASARLLDILLDGLRSRPVG, encoded by the coding sequence ATGCACCTTCAGGGTTCGTCATGGTCCGCAGCCGTCGCATCGTCAGACGGAAACGGCGGACGGAACACACCGTTGCGCGTGGACGCGCAGCGCAATCTGGAGCACGTCCTGCGGGCGGCGCGCGAAGTCTTCGGTGAGCTCGGATACGGGGCTCCGATGGAAGACGTGGCGCGCCGGGCGCGAGTCGGGGTGGGCACCGTCTATCGGCGCTTCCCCAGCAAGGACGTGCTGGTGCGCCGCATAGCCGAGGAGGAGACGGCAAGGCTGACCGATCAGGCGCGGGCGGCGCTGGGTCAGGAGAACGAGCCGTGGTCCGCGCTGGCCCGGTTCCTGCGCACCTCGGTGGCGTCCGGCGCAGGCCGGTTGCTGCCGCCGCAGGTGCTGCGGGTCGGGGTCGATACGGAGGCCGAGATCCGGCTGCCGCAGCAGCGGCAGGCAGCGTTAGCCGCACCCGGTCAGCCGGAGCTCCGGCTGGTCGAGCGGCCGACCGCACCTGAGGACGAGCCGGACGACTCGGGCGCCGCGGCGCTCCTGGAGGTCGTCGGGCAACTGGTGGAGCGGGCACGGGCCGCGGGCGAGCTGCGCCCGGATGTGGCGGTCGCCGACGTACTGCTGGTGATCGCCACGGCAGCGCCCTCGCTGCCGGACGCGGCGCAGCAGGCGGCGGCGTCGGCCCGGCTGCTGGACATCCTGCTGGACGGGCTGCGGTCGCGCCCCGTGGGGTGA